A genomic segment from Aegilops tauschii subsp. strangulata cultivar AL8/78 chromosome 1, Aet v6.0, whole genome shotgun sequence encodes:
- the LOC109734511 gene encoding uncharacterized protein, whose translation MGLTSAKGIALTVSLFGLLAFLLGVIAENKKPPYGTPIKGKDVVICKFPSDPTIAMGSLSIVALVLAAFIGHVAIFYPYKGKSVPRGALFQSTSLSVFFVIAELVSALAFAMLLWATITEGRHRTSNIHHDMDTLCPTAKTGLFGGAAFLALDAALFWLVCQMLALNARADYLDEDEDEDDKGEYGQVYATDADGTKV comes from the exons ATGGGTTTGACATCGGCGAAGGGGATCGCCCTCACCGTCTCCTTGTTTGGCCTCCTCGCGTTTCTGCTCGGCGTCATCGCGGAAAACAAAAAG CCTCCATATGGAACTCCTATCAAGGGAAAGGATGTTGTCATCTGCAAGTTCCCGAGTGACCCAACGATTGCAATGGGAAGCCTGTCCATTGTGGCACTTGTGTTAGCTGCTTTCATTGGGCACGTTGCCATCTTTTACCCGTACAAGGGCAAGTCGGTTCCTCGTGGAGCGTTATTTCAGAGCACCAGCTTGTCTGTGTTCTTTGTTATTGCTGA GCTGGTGTCAGCTCTGGCTTTTGCAATGCTGCTCTGGGCAACGATCACAGAGGGTCGCCATCGCACCAGTAACATTCACCATGACATGGATACCCTGTGCCCCACCGCAAAGACCGGCCTCTTTGGAGGCGCCGCTTTCCTGGCCCTTGACGCTGCTCTGTTCTGGCTTGTTTGCCAGATGCTGGCCCTTAATGCAAGGGCCGACTATctggatgaggatgaggatgaggatgacaaGGGCGAATACGGCCAGGTTTATGCTACTGATGCCGATGGCACGAAGGTCTGA